The proteins below come from a single Micromonospora citrea genomic window:
- a CDS encoding TetR/AcrR family transcriptional regulator, with translation MTDAQVSGSRARTRQAIVDAAIEVLGRNPAASLGDIAAAADVGRTTLHRYFAERAELLAAVGAEGSARLARATAQARMAEGTGASAVHRLCQEYFDLGSLLSLIFTEPGLTAGPATDGPDGCDPEFAAMVERGHRDGTIDPELPADWVQSLVWSQLYAGWAYLAETGASRHEVLRLILRTVDGAIAVKPT, from the coding sequence GTGACCGACGCGCAGGTGTCCGGCAGCCGGGCCCGGACCCGCCAGGCCATCGTCGACGCGGCCATCGAGGTGCTGGGGCGCAATCCCGCCGCCTCCCTCGGCGACATCGCCGCCGCCGCCGACGTGGGCCGGACGACCCTGCACCGCTACTTCGCCGAGCGCGCGGAGCTGCTGGCCGCCGTCGGCGCCGAGGGAAGTGCCCGGCTGGCCCGCGCCACGGCCCAGGCGCGGATGGCCGAGGGCACCGGCGCCTCGGCGGTGCACCGGCTCTGCCAGGAGTACTTCGACCTCGGCAGCCTGCTCTCGCTGATCTTCACCGAGCCGGGGCTCACCGCCGGCCCGGCCACCGACGGGCCGGACGGCTGCGACCCGGAGTTCGCCGCGATGGTCGAGCGCGGCCACCGGGACGGGACCATCGACCCGGAGCTGCCGGCGGACTGGGTGCAGAGCCTGGTCTGGTCACAGCTGTACGCCGGGTGGGCCTACCTGGCCGAGACCGGTGCCTCCCGGCACGAGGTTCTGCGCCTGATCCTGCGTACGGTCGACGGCGCGATCGCCGTCAAGCCGACCTGA